In Deinococcus maricopensis DSM 21211, one genomic interval encodes:
- a CDS encoding GGDEF domain-containing protein — protein sequence MVPPSLTDPFAPIRRQALLVILRVSVVGAVLTLLLSVLQRWGAGYVVALTLLLVELSALLAWLRRRPGAHHAVSAVYFTIAALSSVGHFAWSAVHQQDLTNITGSATWLPLLYLTAFLVLSPRRAARAVTLLYFTLLLVMTLFFAWPDVPTARKVSAVNACLQLALSHAVLIAMCLLWSRLLGGALREARSAYEDALTRLPNRRQLSAWLAQAAGTPAAVILFDLDHFKRVNDTHGHDVGDEVLRETGALLAGALPGDAQFGRWGGEEFLVIVTASAAQATAATLASRIAGHAYPGGLRLTASFGVALAHAAEDERTWVARADAALYDAKRAGRARVQVAP from the coding sequence ATGGTCCCCCCGTCCCTCACCGACCCCTTTGCCCCCATCCGCCGTCAGGCCCTGCTGGTCATCCTGCGCGTCAGCGTGGTCGGCGCCGTCCTGACGCTGCTGCTGAGCGTGCTGCAACGCTGGGGCGCGGGGTACGTCGTGGCGCTCACGCTGCTGCTCGTGGAGCTGAGTGCGCTGCTGGCGTGGCTGCGCCGCCGGCCCGGCGCCCACCACGCCGTCAGCGCCGTGTACTTCACCATCGCGGCGCTCAGCAGCGTCGGGCACTTCGCGTGGAGCGCGGTGCATCAGCAGGACCTCACGAACATCACGGGCAGCGCCACGTGGCTGCCGCTGCTGTACCTCACGGCGTTCCTGGTGCTATCACCGCGCCGCGCGGCGAGAGCCGTGACGCTGCTGTACTTCACGTTGCTGCTGGTCATGACGTTGTTCTTCGCGTGGCCGGACGTGCCGACCGCGCGCAAGGTCAGCGCCGTGAACGCGTGCCTGCAACTGGCGCTGTCGCACGCGGTGCTGATCGCGATGTGCCTGCTGTGGAGCCGCCTGCTGGGCGGGGCGCTGCGCGAAGCCCGCTCCGCGTACGAGGACGCCCTCACGCGCCTCCCGAACCGTCGGCAGTTGAGTGCGTGGCTCGCGCAGGCCGCAGGCACGCCGGCGGCGGTGATCCTGTTTGACCTGGATCACTTCAAGCGCGTGAACGACACGCACGGGCACGACGTCGGCGACGAGGTGCTGCGCGAGACGGGCGCGCTGCTCGCGGGCGCGCTGCCCGGCGACGCGCAGTTCGGTCGCTGGGGCGGCGAGGAATTCCTGGTGATCGTCACGGCGAGTGCCGCGCAGGCGACGGCGGCGACGCTCGCGTCGCGCATCGCGGGGCACGCGTACCCGGGGGGGCTGCGGCTCACGGCGAGTTTCGGCGTGGCGCTCGCGCACGCCGCCGAGGACGAGCGCACGTGGGTGGCGCGTGCGGACGCGGCGCTGTACGACGCGAAGCGCGCGGGGCGCGCGCGCGTGCAGGTCGCCCCCTGA